A window of the Clupea harengus chromosome 8, Ch_v2.0.2, whole genome shotgun sequence genome harbors these coding sequences:
- the ssh2b gene encoding protein phosphatase Slingshot homolog 2b isoform X2, with product MALVTVQRSPTPSATSSPCVSESGSGEEDRRSQPRSISESFLTVKGAALFLPRGNGSPSSSRLPAQRNKHAGDLQQHLQNMFTLLRPEDNIKLAVRLESFHPQCTRYMVVVSTNGRQDTEESVVLGMDFSPADGSCSIGMVLPLWSDTLIHLDGDGGFSVSTDNKIHVFKPVSVQAMWSALQSLHKACEAARGHNYFPGSLFLTWVSYYQSRVASDQTRVNEWNAMQDVQSTRPDSPLLFSDVPTERERTERLIKTRLREIMMQKDLENVTSKEIRTELEMHMTCNLREFKEYIDNEMIVILGQMDSPTEIFDHVFLGSEWNASNLEELQNSGVQYILNVTREIDNFFPGLFEYHNIRVYDEEATDLLAYWNDTYKFIARAKKAGAKCLVHCKMGVSRSAATVIAYAMKEYGWDLERAFHYVKERRTITKPNPSFMRQLEEYQGILLASKQRHNKLWRSHSDGNLSDNHEPLVKPAPGPYTLGRSNPRNQSCTQPSPSLQEFLQSLSPASTSTVAAQDPLEAPVSNGFCDPQEGGMPISKLPQPRAATVVPEGRPDTAAVNVAETVPVGRPHPPPALHHLPPSPLAPELASGLSEASSTVPDGNSNPPAHLSVTKAAKTFESSTQASRCVGEGPKGGLSAQVPESKSSQKCNPTFFIDGEENEGSDDDHLSATLEQITLDAKPTLSTDHIDFFSAREKFLGLSLEGPACCPSEQIQQHSPQERGPGLAAEPLVQEDPGNGDQQAEEVGVSVHHIITELESITHTVTPALSTACQSNTCCSNDNEEAGLKKAEEETASGEDPLQPAAPSGAGDRPEGTVRRATRELEQRLRQELDVPSAPVLASAPHSPPRRSPVHLVPKDRAEDKPPSQDSDSVTPQGHPAQTQEGTEKQDGRVVEVKEEKDGGKKAGVPQDPQDSSTSSSSEAHIHAEKTPTSTSTTPNTECSSSKPASVSVIHLEGVTEQESSTDKDGLFGPRTQADLREAWEMLKELGAFLWQVRSVLESSIGQSWLPGRRAKIRDPRERAKEVEARIRQAGLTPPSLMKRSASLAKLGSLELTANDLSEWDLDPAALSPTYWTLGTLLTDDASKKRACPQHHPSSTSPPPSLSSCPSSSSPSIHPQTSTEDTLRKEETRCHDDATVPSSATAPRLSAHGQSGKAQDSGHTPQPVPALISVASRQQYGRTHPLRRLKKRTVSFLYHTV from the exons ATGGCGTTGGTTACTGTCCAACGTTCCCCCACTCCGAGCGCAACATCCAGTCCCTGCGTGTCG GAGTCAGGTAGCGGGGAGGAAGACCGCCGTTCTCAGCCCAGAAG TATCAGCGAGAGCTTCCTGACAGTGAAAGGTGCTGCCCTCTTTCTCCCAAGAGGCAATGGCTCCCCTTCGTCCTCCCGTTTGCCTGCCCAGCGGAACAAACATGCAG GTGACCTCCAGCAACACCTCCAGAATATGTTTACCCTGCTGCGCCCTGAGGACAACATTAAACTG GCGGTGCGGCTGGAGAGTTTCCACCCCCAGTGTACACGTTACATGGTGGTGGTGTCCACCAACGGcagacaggacacagaggaGAGCGTAGTTCTGGGCATGGACTTCAGCCCtgctgatgg ttCCTGTTCGATTGGCATGGTTCTCCCACTTTGGAGCGACACACTGATCCATTTGGATGGAGATGG GGGCTTCAGTGTGTCTACAGACAACAAAATCCACGTGTTCAAGCCCGTGTCTGTCCAGGCCATGTG gTCAGCTCTGCAGTCCCTCCACAAGGCCTGTGAGGCTGCCCGGGGTCATAACTACTTTCCGGGCAGCCTCTTCCTGACGTGGGTCAGCTACTACCAGAGCCGCGTCGCGTCGGACCAGACACGCGTCAACGAGTGGAACGCCATGCAGGACGTGCAGTCCACCCGGCCGGActcccctctgctcttctctgacGT ACCGACGGAACGTGAGAGGACAGAGCGGCTCATTAAGACTCGCTTACGGGAGATCATGATGCAGAAAGACCTGGAGAACGTCACAtctaaagag ATCCGCACGGAGCTGGAGATGCACATGACTTGTAACCTGCGGGAGTTTAAGGAGTACATCGACAACGAGATGATCGTCATCCTGGGTCAGATGGACAGCCCCACTGAGATCTTTGACCACGTGTTCCTG GGTTCTGAGTGGAACGCCTCCAATCTAGAGGAACTGCAGAACAGCGG TGTGCAGTACATCCTCAATGTGACCAGAGAGATCGACAACTTCTTCCCGGGCCTGTTTGAGTACCACAACATCCGTGTGTACGACGAGGAGGCCACGGACCTGTTGGCCTACTGGAATGACACCTACAAATTCATAGCAAGGGCAAA GAAAGCCGGTGCCAAGTGCCTGGTGCACTGTAAGATGGGCGTGAGCCGGTCGGCAGCGACAGTCATCGCCTACGCCATGAAGGAGTACGGCTGGGACCTGGAGCGTGCCTTCCACTATGTGAAGGAGCGGCGCACCATCACCAAGCCCAACCCCTCCTTCATGAGGCAGCTGGAGGAGTATCAGGGCATCCTGCTGGCCAG taAGCAGAGGCACAATAAGCTCTGGCGCTCCCACTCTGATGGCAACCTCTCTGATAACCATGAGCCACTGGTGAAGCCAGCCCCTGGGCCCTACACGCTGGGCCGTTCCAACCCGCGCAACCAGAGCTGCACCCAGCCCTCGCCCTCCCTCCAGGAGTTCCTCCAGAGCCTCTCCCCAGCCTCCACCAGCACCGTGGCAGCCCAGGACCCGCTGGAGGCTCCCGTCTCCAACGGCTTCTGTGACCCACAGGAAGGGGGCATGCCTATCTCCAAGCTTCCTCAGCCGCGGGCGGCCACCGTGGTGCCTGAGGGGAGGCCCGACACAGCTGCGGTGAATGTGGCAGAGACGGTGCCAGTCGGCCGCCCTCACCCACCACCAGCTCTCCATCACCTTCCCCCCTCGCCCCTCGCCCCAGAACTTGCTTCTGGACTTTCTGAGGCGTCCTCCACTGTGCCTGATGGAAACAGCAATCCTCCCGCACACTTATCAGTGACCAAGGCCGCAAAGACCTTTGAATCAAGCACACAAGCCTCTAGATGTGTCGGGGAAGGCCCCAAGGGTGGGCTGTCTGCACAGGTGCCTGAGAGCAAAAGCAGCCAGAAGTGTAACCCCACATTCTTCATTGATGGGGAGGAAAACGAGGGGAGCGATGATGACCACCTCAGTGCCACGTTGGAGCAGATCACACTCGACGCTAAGCCAACTCTCAGCACAGACCATATTGATTTCTTCAGTGCCCGAGAGAAGTTCCTCGGCTTGTCCCTGGAGGGTCCAGCCTGCTGCCCTTCGGAGCAGATCCAGCAGCACTCACCCCAGGAGAGGGGCCCAGGGCTGGCAGCTGAGCCACTTGTCCAAGAGGACCCTGGGAACGGGGACCAACAGGCTGAG GAggttggtgtgtctgtgcaccACATTATCACAGAACTGGAGTCCATAACGCACACTGTAACCCCAGCCCTTAGCACTGCTTGCCAATCAAACACATGCTGCTCCAATGACAATGAAGAGGCGGGTCTTAAGAaggcggaggaggagacggCATCAGGAGAGGACCCTCTCCAGCCCGCTGCCCCTTCTGGTGCTGGTGATCGGCCCGAGGGGACCGTCCGCCGGGCTACCAGGGAGCTGGAGCAGAGACTCCGGCAGGAGCTGGACGTCCCCTCGGCCCCAGTGCTTGCCTCTGCCCCCCACAGTCCCCCTAGACGGTCTCCAGTCCACCTCGTCCCTAAGGACAGAGCGGAGGACAAGCCCCCCAGCCAGGACTCTGACTCAGTCACGCCGCAGGGGCACCCTGCCCAGACACAAGAAGGTACGGAGAAACAGGACGGGAGGGTGGTTGAggtgaaggaagagaaagacggAGGGAAAAAAGCGGGGGTTCCACAAGATCCTCAAGACTCAAGCACATCGTCTTCATCAGAAGCACACATTCATGCAGAAAAAACacccaccagcaccagcaccactcCAAACACTGAGTGCTCCTCTTCAAAGCCCGCCTCCGTCTCAGTCATTCACCTGGAAGGTGTCACCGAGCAGGAATCCAGCACTGACAAGGACGGCCTCTTCGGCCCGCGCACCCAGGCAGACCTGCGGGAGGCGTGGGAGATGCTCAAGGAGCTGGGGGCCTTCCTCTGGCAGGTGCGGAGTGTCCTGGAGTCCAGCATCGGCCAGTCGTGGCTCCCGGGCAGGAGGGCCAAGATCCGGGACCCCAGGGAGCGAGCCAAGGAGGTGGAGGCGCGCATCCGACAGGCTGGGCTCACCCCGCCCTCACTGATGAAGCGCTCCGCCTCTCTGGCCAAGCTGGGCTCCCTGGAGCTGACCGCCAACGACCTCAGTGAATGGGATCTGGATCCCGCTGCCCTGTCGCCCACCTACTGGACGCTCGGCACACTGCTCACAGACGACGCCTCCAAGAAGAGGGCTTGCCCTCAGCACCATCCCTCatccacctctccccctccttccctctcctcatgtccctcctcctcctccccctctatccATCCCCAGACAAGCACAGAGGACACCCTGAGGAAGGAGGAGACGCGTTGCCATGACGACGCCACAGTGCCATCGTCTGCCACTGCCCCGCGGCTGTCCGCTCATGGGCAGAGCGGTAAGGCGCAGGACTCTGGGCATACGCCCCAGCCGGTTCCAGCCTTGATTTCTGTTGCCTCGCGGCAACAGTATGGAAGG
- the LOC105896195 gene encoding sodium-dependent serotonin transporter-like — MEGQNNPQTTSSGMEPPRNAMRSRELWKGKPDFLLSVIGYAVDLGNVWRFPYICYQNGGGAFLVPYLLMAVFGGVPLFYMELALGQFYRTGCISIWAHICPIFKGIGYAICVIALYTAFYYNTIMAWALHYLLSSFHSTLPWTTCDNPWNTPLCALYSPGETNNTWTNTSTSPAEEYYLRHVLQVHQSSGLNHLGSVNWRLALCLLLIFTVVYFSIWRGIGTSGKVVWVTATLPYLVLFVMLIRGVTLPGAWNGVLYYLKPDWTRLLNSKVWVDAAAQILFSLGPGFGVLMALASYNNFHNNCYRDALVSSGVNCLTSFLSGFVIFTVLGYMAELRKQDIETVAKDIGPSLLFITYTEALATMPASSFFSFIFFLMIIALGLDSTLAGLEGVVTAVLDEFPRVLLRRREWFVLGLVFLCYVGSLTTVVYGGAYVVKLFEEFATGPAIITVVFLEVIAVSWFYGVSRFCGNVQLMLGFFPGLFWRMCWMVLSPCFLLFIIISFLSVAPELKLFQYLYPPWTTVLGYGMGLSSFICVPAYMTFYFLCTSGTCKQRLLQSITPQRMIHAEDTPVIQL, encoded by the exons ATGGAAGGCCAAa ACAATCCTCAGACAACCAGCAGTGGCATGGAGCCCCCGAGAAACGCCATGAGGTCCAGGGAGCTATGGAAGGGAAAGCCTGACTTCCTCCTGTCTGTGATAGGGTACGCAGTGGACTTGGGAAATGTGTGGCGCTTCCCGTATATCTGCTACCAAAATGGAGGAG GTGCATTTCTGGTGCCATACCTGCTGATGGCTGTGTTCGGAGGAGTTCCCCTGTTCTACATGGAGTTGGCACTTGGCCAGTTCTACCGCACGGGCTGCATCTCCATCTGGGCACACATCTGTCCCATCTTCAAAG GTATCGGCTACGCCATCTGTGTCATTGCTTTGTACACAGCGTTCTACTACAACACCATCATGGCCTGGGCCTTGCACTACCTGCTATCTTCCTTCCACTCCACACTGCCCTGGACCACATGTGACAACCCCTGGAACACGCCCCTCTGTGCGCTCTACAGCCCTGGGGAGACCAACAACACCTGGACCAACACATCCACCTCCCCTGCAGAGGAATACTACCT aCGTCATGTGCTGCAGGTACACCAGTCCTCCGGGCTTAATCACCTGGGCTCAGTCAACTGGCGTCtggctctctgtctgctcctcaTCTTCACCGTGGTCTACTTCAGCATCTGGAGGGGCATCGGCACCTCAGGCAAG GTGGTGTGGGTCACAGCCACCCTGCCCTACCTGGTCCTGTTTGTGATGCTCATCAGGGGAGTCACCCTCCCGGGGGCCTGGAACGGGGTCCTCTACTACCTCAAGCCTGATTGGACCAGACTACTCAACTCAAAG GTGTGGGTGGATGCAGCTGCACAGATTCTCTTCTCCCTGGGTCCTGGGTTTGGGGTTCTAATGGCACTTGCCAGCTACAATAATTTCCACAACAATTGCTACAG GGATGCCCTGGTTAGCAGTGGGGTGAACTGTTTGACCAGTTTCCTGTCTGGCTTTGTCATCTTCACTGTCCTGGGTTACATGGCTGAACTGAGAAAACAGGACATTGAGACCGTAGCCAAGGACATAG GTCCTAGTCTTCTCTTCATCACATACACTGAGGCCCTTGCCACCATGCCAGCAtcgtctttcttctccttcatcttcttTCTCATGATCATTGCTCTTGGACTTGACAGCACG CTTGCAGGTCTGGAGGGGGTGGTCACTGCAGTGTTAGATGAGTTCCCTCGTGTCCTgttgagaaggagagaatggtTTGTCCTGGGCTTAGTGTTCCTCTGCTACGTGGGTTCACTCACCACCGTGGTGtat GGAGGAGCGTATGTGGTGAAGTTGTTTGAAGAGTTTGCCACTGGTCCTGCTATTATCACTGTAGTGTTCCTGGAAGTGATAGCTGTTTCCTGGTTCTATG GTGTGTCTCGGTTCTGTGGAAatgtgcagctgatgctgggGTTCTTCCCTGGCTTGTTTTGGAGGATGTGCTGGATGGTGCTCAGTCCCTGTTTcctactg ttcatcatcatcagtttCCTGTCAGTTGCCCCAGAGCTCAAACTCTTTCAGTATCTCTATCCGCCATGGACTACAGTACTTGGGTACGGCATGGGACTCTCCTCTTTCATCTGTGTTCCTGCATACATGACCTTCTACTTCCTCTGTACTTCTGGCACCTGCAAACAG CGCTTGTTGCAAAGCATCACCCCGCAACGTATGATACATGCAGAAGACACTCCGGTGATacagctgtga
- the ssh2b gene encoding protein phosphatase Slingshot homolog 2b isoform X1 gives MTQGGIAAEACSSVGCLCACYGGKRMPYFKKNAVVSQTQLYQFISESFLTVKGAALFLPRGNGSPSSSRLPAQRNKHAGDLQQHLQNMFTLLRPEDNIKLAVRLESFHPQCTRYMVVVSTNGRQDTEESVVLGMDFSPADGSCSIGMVLPLWSDTLIHLDGDGGFSVSTDNKIHVFKPVSVQAMWSALQSLHKACEAARGHNYFPGSLFLTWVSYYQSRVASDQTRVNEWNAMQDVQSTRPDSPLLFSDVPTERERTERLIKTRLREIMMQKDLENVTSKEIRTELEMHMTCNLREFKEYIDNEMIVILGQMDSPTEIFDHVFLGSEWNASNLEELQNSGVQYILNVTREIDNFFPGLFEYHNIRVYDEEATDLLAYWNDTYKFIARAKKAGAKCLVHCKMGVSRSAATVIAYAMKEYGWDLERAFHYVKERRTITKPNPSFMRQLEEYQGILLASKQRHNKLWRSHSDGNLSDNHEPLVKPAPGPYTLGRSNPRNQSCTQPSPSLQEFLQSLSPASTSTVAAQDPLEAPVSNGFCDPQEGGMPISKLPQPRAATVVPEGRPDTAAVNVAETVPVGRPHPPPALHHLPPSPLAPELASGLSEASSTVPDGNSNPPAHLSVTKAAKTFESSTQASRCVGEGPKGGLSAQVPESKSSQKCNPTFFIDGEENEGSDDDHLSATLEQITLDAKPTLSTDHIDFFSAREKFLGLSLEGPACCPSEQIQQHSPQERGPGLAAEPLVQEDPGNGDQQAEEVGVSVHHIITELESITHTVTPALSTACQSNTCCSNDNEEAGLKKAEEETASGEDPLQPAAPSGAGDRPEGTVRRATRELEQRLRQELDVPSAPVLASAPHSPPRRSPVHLVPKDRAEDKPPSQDSDSVTPQGHPAQTQEGTEKQDGRVVEVKEEKDGGKKAGVPQDPQDSSTSSSSEAHIHAEKTPTSTSTTPNTECSSSKPASVSVIHLEGVTEQESSTDKDGLFGPRTQADLREAWEMLKELGAFLWQVRSVLESSIGQSWLPGRRAKIRDPRERAKEVEARIRQAGLTPPSLMKRSASLAKLGSLELTANDLSEWDLDPAALSPTYWTLGTLLTDDASKKRACPQHHPSSTSPPPSLSSCPSSSSPSIHPQTSTEDTLRKEETRCHDDATVPSSATAPRLSAHGQSGKAQDSGHTPQPVPALISVASRQQYGRTHPLRRLKKRTVSFLYHTV, from the exons ATGACTCAAGGCGGTATAGCCGCAGAAGCATGCTCTTCCGTtggatgtttgtgtgcctgCTACGGAGGCAAACGCATGCCGTACTTTAAGAAGAATGCCGTTGTTTCTCAGACCCAGCTTTATCAATT TATCAGCGAGAGCTTCCTGACAGTGAAAGGTGCTGCCCTCTTTCTCCCAAGAGGCAATGGCTCCCCTTCGTCCTCCCGTTTGCCTGCCCAGCGGAACAAACATGCAG GTGACCTCCAGCAACACCTCCAGAATATGTTTACCCTGCTGCGCCCTGAGGACAACATTAAACTG GCGGTGCGGCTGGAGAGTTTCCACCCCCAGTGTACACGTTACATGGTGGTGGTGTCCACCAACGGcagacaggacacagaggaGAGCGTAGTTCTGGGCATGGACTTCAGCCCtgctgatgg ttCCTGTTCGATTGGCATGGTTCTCCCACTTTGGAGCGACACACTGATCCATTTGGATGGAGATGG GGGCTTCAGTGTGTCTACAGACAACAAAATCCACGTGTTCAAGCCCGTGTCTGTCCAGGCCATGTG gTCAGCTCTGCAGTCCCTCCACAAGGCCTGTGAGGCTGCCCGGGGTCATAACTACTTTCCGGGCAGCCTCTTCCTGACGTGGGTCAGCTACTACCAGAGCCGCGTCGCGTCGGACCAGACACGCGTCAACGAGTGGAACGCCATGCAGGACGTGCAGTCCACCCGGCCGGActcccctctgctcttctctgacGT ACCGACGGAACGTGAGAGGACAGAGCGGCTCATTAAGACTCGCTTACGGGAGATCATGATGCAGAAAGACCTGGAGAACGTCACAtctaaagag ATCCGCACGGAGCTGGAGATGCACATGACTTGTAACCTGCGGGAGTTTAAGGAGTACATCGACAACGAGATGATCGTCATCCTGGGTCAGATGGACAGCCCCACTGAGATCTTTGACCACGTGTTCCTG GGTTCTGAGTGGAACGCCTCCAATCTAGAGGAACTGCAGAACAGCGG TGTGCAGTACATCCTCAATGTGACCAGAGAGATCGACAACTTCTTCCCGGGCCTGTTTGAGTACCACAACATCCGTGTGTACGACGAGGAGGCCACGGACCTGTTGGCCTACTGGAATGACACCTACAAATTCATAGCAAGGGCAAA GAAAGCCGGTGCCAAGTGCCTGGTGCACTGTAAGATGGGCGTGAGCCGGTCGGCAGCGACAGTCATCGCCTACGCCATGAAGGAGTACGGCTGGGACCTGGAGCGTGCCTTCCACTATGTGAAGGAGCGGCGCACCATCACCAAGCCCAACCCCTCCTTCATGAGGCAGCTGGAGGAGTATCAGGGCATCCTGCTGGCCAG taAGCAGAGGCACAATAAGCTCTGGCGCTCCCACTCTGATGGCAACCTCTCTGATAACCATGAGCCACTGGTGAAGCCAGCCCCTGGGCCCTACACGCTGGGCCGTTCCAACCCGCGCAACCAGAGCTGCACCCAGCCCTCGCCCTCCCTCCAGGAGTTCCTCCAGAGCCTCTCCCCAGCCTCCACCAGCACCGTGGCAGCCCAGGACCCGCTGGAGGCTCCCGTCTCCAACGGCTTCTGTGACCCACAGGAAGGGGGCATGCCTATCTCCAAGCTTCCTCAGCCGCGGGCGGCCACCGTGGTGCCTGAGGGGAGGCCCGACACAGCTGCGGTGAATGTGGCAGAGACGGTGCCAGTCGGCCGCCCTCACCCACCACCAGCTCTCCATCACCTTCCCCCCTCGCCCCTCGCCCCAGAACTTGCTTCTGGACTTTCTGAGGCGTCCTCCACTGTGCCTGATGGAAACAGCAATCCTCCCGCACACTTATCAGTGACCAAGGCCGCAAAGACCTTTGAATCAAGCACACAAGCCTCTAGATGTGTCGGGGAAGGCCCCAAGGGTGGGCTGTCTGCACAGGTGCCTGAGAGCAAAAGCAGCCAGAAGTGTAACCCCACATTCTTCATTGATGGGGAGGAAAACGAGGGGAGCGATGATGACCACCTCAGTGCCACGTTGGAGCAGATCACACTCGACGCTAAGCCAACTCTCAGCACAGACCATATTGATTTCTTCAGTGCCCGAGAGAAGTTCCTCGGCTTGTCCCTGGAGGGTCCAGCCTGCTGCCCTTCGGAGCAGATCCAGCAGCACTCACCCCAGGAGAGGGGCCCAGGGCTGGCAGCTGAGCCACTTGTCCAAGAGGACCCTGGGAACGGGGACCAACAGGCTGAG GAggttggtgtgtctgtgcaccACATTATCACAGAACTGGAGTCCATAACGCACACTGTAACCCCAGCCCTTAGCACTGCTTGCCAATCAAACACATGCTGCTCCAATGACAATGAAGAGGCGGGTCTTAAGAaggcggaggaggagacggCATCAGGAGAGGACCCTCTCCAGCCCGCTGCCCCTTCTGGTGCTGGTGATCGGCCCGAGGGGACCGTCCGCCGGGCTACCAGGGAGCTGGAGCAGAGACTCCGGCAGGAGCTGGACGTCCCCTCGGCCCCAGTGCTTGCCTCTGCCCCCCACAGTCCCCCTAGACGGTCTCCAGTCCACCTCGTCCCTAAGGACAGAGCGGAGGACAAGCCCCCCAGCCAGGACTCTGACTCAGTCACGCCGCAGGGGCACCCTGCCCAGACACAAGAAGGTACGGAGAAACAGGACGGGAGGGTGGTTGAggtgaaggaagagaaagacggAGGGAAAAAAGCGGGGGTTCCACAAGATCCTCAAGACTCAAGCACATCGTCTTCATCAGAAGCACACATTCATGCAGAAAAAACacccaccagcaccagcaccactcCAAACACTGAGTGCTCCTCTTCAAAGCCCGCCTCCGTCTCAGTCATTCACCTGGAAGGTGTCACCGAGCAGGAATCCAGCACTGACAAGGACGGCCTCTTCGGCCCGCGCACCCAGGCAGACCTGCGGGAGGCGTGGGAGATGCTCAAGGAGCTGGGGGCCTTCCTCTGGCAGGTGCGGAGTGTCCTGGAGTCCAGCATCGGCCAGTCGTGGCTCCCGGGCAGGAGGGCCAAGATCCGGGACCCCAGGGAGCGAGCCAAGGAGGTGGAGGCGCGCATCCGACAGGCTGGGCTCACCCCGCCCTCACTGATGAAGCGCTCCGCCTCTCTGGCCAAGCTGGGCTCCCTGGAGCTGACCGCCAACGACCTCAGTGAATGGGATCTGGATCCCGCTGCCCTGTCGCCCACCTACTGGACGCTCGGCACACTGCTCACAGACGACGCCTCCAAGAAGAGGGCTTGCCCTCAGCACCATCCCTCatccacctctccccctccttccctctcctcatgtccctcctcctcctccccctctatccATCCCCAGACAAGCACAGAGGACACCCTGAGGAAGGAGGAGACGCGTTGCCATGACGACGCCACAGTGCCATCGTCTGCCACTGCCCCGCGGCTGTCCGCTCATGGGCAGAGCGGTAAGGCGCAGGACTCTGGGCATACGCCCCAGCCGGTTCCAGCCTTGATTTCTGTTGCCTCGCGGCAACAGTATGGAAGG